A single Scleropages formosus chromosome 4, fSclFor1.1, whole genome shotgun sequence DNA region contains:
- the LOC108934480 gene encoding transmembrane protein 47-like produces MSVNDAYVFRPFRAVAALCVFLALCLDVVALLSPSWVTAERFSLSLWDSCREEELGWRCSSTLSADWQVATLVMLLAGAAVTLVAFVIALVTLCQGAHRKCYRIVAIFLFTAVVLQACALVLYPIKFIDGKVLQTYHEFNWGYGLAWGSTIFMLGGAILFCVRVGVYEEALY; encoded by the exons ATGTCGGTGAACGACGCGTACGTGTTCCGGCCCTTCCGCGCCGTGGCCGCGCTCTGCGTCTTCCTCGCGCTCTGCCTGGACGTGGTGGCGTTGCTGAGCCCCTCGTGGGTGACGGCGGAGCGCTTCTCGCTGTCGCTCTGGGACTCGTGCAGGGAAGAGGAGCTCGGCTGGCGCTGCTCGTCCACGCTCTCGGCGG ACTGGCAGGTCGCTACCCTGGTGATGCTCCTAGCGGGGGCTGCGGTGACCCTGGTGGCATTTGTCATCGCTCTCGTCACACTGTGCCAAGGGGCACACAGGAAGTGCTATCGCATAGTGGCCATCTTCCTCTTCACTGCAG TGGTTCTGCAGGCCTGCGCTCTGGTCCTCTACCCGATCAAGTTCATCGACGGTAAAGTTCTGCAAACGTATCACGAGTTCAACTGGGGCTACGGCCTGGCTTGGGGATCCACCATCTTCATGCTGGGCGGCGCCATCCTCTTTTGCGTCCGGGTGGGCGTGTACGAGGAGGCCTTGTACTAA